In one Thunnus maccoyii chromosome 12, fThuMac1.1, whole genome shotgun sequence genomic region, the following are encoded:
- the LOC121909160 gene encoding serine/threonine-protein kinase pim-2-like isoform X2, whose product MDFNVRKRKKEDSDVAATPMKKIKVCNITCSTEPCNKVQESVNMRKRRASDDGKMPRKKTRPSEGSVENFMKQWGKREASVDAGTSAKRMRCSDSTSITVSSPTESSADVSISTGSSTTGSSATRSSSSSTGSSSSGSSEKVIISHIFNNASLEEQKVFELASSGSTSRAEFENKYVQQAPIGSGGFGSVYAGFRKEDSLPVAIKHVPRDMVRRERVVCNGKVYYIILEVALMLKTGGLPGSVGQSAAISLLDWYALEHELILVLERPAYSLDLQKYLQINRGSLPEHEAKMILRQLVDAAIDMHAKGVFHRDIKLENTLIQRSSTGAPRLRVIDFGCGSFSTKTSFHSFCGTPAYAPPEWFDCRTYWARPTTVWQLGALFYSLLNDREYFSTSGFIHHHIKIDSELSQDCKMLLDMCLARNPMERATLQELQSFLALT is encoded by the exons ATGGATTTCAAtgtgaggaagagaaaaaaggaggacaGTGATGTTGCAGCAACACCCATGAAAAAGATCAAGGTTTGCAACATCACCTGCTCCACTGAACCCTGCAACAAGGTGCAGGAGAGTGTTAATATGAGGAAGAGAAGGGCTAGTGATGATGGAAAGATGcccaggaaaaaaacaaggcCTAGTGAAGGATCAGTGGAGAATTTCATGAAACAGTGGGGCAAGAGAGAGGCCAGTGTCGACGCAGGGACATCAGCAAAAAGGATGAGGTGTAGCGACAGCACCAGCATCACTGTGTCCAGTCCCACTGAATCCAGCGCTGATGTATCCATCTCTACTGGATCCAGCACTACTGGATCCAGTGCTACAAGATCCAGCTCTAGCTCTACTGGATCCAGCTCTAGTGGATCCAGTGAGAAAGTGATCATCAGCCATATCTTTAACAACGCCTCCCTGGAAGAGCAGAAAGTCTTTGAGCTGGCCTCCTCAGGAAGCACTAGCAGAG ctgAATTTGAGAACAAGTATGTCCAGCAAGCTCCGATCGGTTCGGGAGGCTTCGGTTCAGTGTATGCTGGCTTCCGTAAAGAGGACTCTTTACCA GTGGCTATCAAGCATGTTCCCAGGGATATGGTGAGGCGCGAACGAGTG GTTTGCAATGGGAAGGTGTATTACATCATTCTGGAGGTGGCCCTCATGCTCAAGACTGGAGGTCTACCAGGATCAGTTGGACAATCCGCCGCGATATCCCTTCTGGACTGGTATGCTCTTGAACATGAGTTAATCCTGGTTTTGGAAAGACCAGCCTACTCCCTGGACCTCCAAAAGTACCTCCAAATCAACAGAGGCTCCCTGCCGGAACATGAGGCTAAG ATGATCCTGAGGCAGCTGGTGGATGCTGCCATTGACATGCACGCCAAGGGTGTCTTTCACCGGGACATCAAGTTAGAAAACACCCTGATACAGCGTTCTTCAACTGGTGCCCCAAGACTCCGGGTGATTGATTTTGGCTGTGGCAGCTTCTCAACAAAGACGTCTTTCCATTCCTTCTGTG GTACCCCTGCATATGCCCCTCCAGAGTGGTTTGACTGTCGCACATACTGGGCTCGTCCCACCACGGTCTGGCAGCTGGGCGCACTCTTCTATTCGTTGCTGAATGATAGAGAGTATTTTTCAACATCAGGCTTCATCCACCACCACATTAAAATCGACAGTGAGCTGTCCCAAG ACTGCAAGATGTTGTTGGACATGTGTCTGGCCAGAAACCCAATGGAGCGTGCCACTCTGCAGGAGCTACAGTCCTTCCTTGCCCTCACATAA
- the LOC121909160 gene encoding serine/threonine-protein kinase pim-2-like isoform X1 produces the protein MNLVRNSYAMSSTSTQKFMTKDRENNMDFNVRKRKKEDSDVAATPMKKIKVCNITCSTEPCNKVQESVNMRKRRASDDGKMPRKKTRPSEGSVENFMKQWGKREASVDAGTSAKRMRCSDSTSITVSSPTESSADVSISTGSSTTGSSATRSSSSSTGSSSSGSSEKVIISHIFNNASLEEQKVFELASSGSTSRAEFENKYVQQAPIGSGGFGSVYAGFRKEDSLPVAIKHVPRDMVRRERVVCNGKVYYIILEVALMLKTGGLPGSVGQSAAISLLDWYALEHELILVLERPAYSLDLQKYLQINRGSLPEHEAKMILRQLVDAAIDMHAKGVFHRDIKLENTLIQRSSTGAPRLRVIDFGCGSFSTKTSFHSFCGTPAYAPPEWFDCRTYWARPTTVWQLGALFYSLLNDREYFSTSGFIHHHIKIDSELSQDCKMLLDMCLARNPMERATLQELQSFLALT, from the exons ATGAATCTCGTTCGAAACAGTTACGCCATGTCTTCTACGTCTACACAAAAGTTCATGACAAAAGATCGAG AGAACAACATGGATTTCAAtgtgaggaagagaaaaaaggaggacaGTGATGTTGCAGCAACACCCATGAAAAAGATCAAGGTTTGCAACATCACCTGCTCCACTGAACCCTGCAACAAGGTGCAGGAGAGTGTTAATATGAGGAAGAGAAGGGCTAGTGATGATGGAAAGATGcccaggaaaaaaacaaggcCTAGTGAAGGATCAGTGGAGAATTTCATGAAACAGTGGGGCAAGAGAGAGGCCAGTGTCGACGCAGGGACATCAGCAAAAAGGATGAGGTGTAGCGACAGCACCAGCATCACTGTGTCCAGTCCCACTGAATCCAGCGCTGATGTATCCATCTCTACTGGATCCAGCACTACTGGATCCAGTGCTACAAGATCCAGCTCTAGCTCTACTGGATCCAGCTCTAGTGGATCCAGTGAGAAAGTGATCATCAGCCATATCTTTAACAACGCCTCCCTGGAAGAGCAGAAAGTCTTTGAGCTGGCCTCCTCAGGAAGCACTAGCAGAG ctgAATTTGAGAACAAGTATGTCCAGCAAGCTCCGATCGGTTCGGGAGGCTTCGGTTCAGTGTATGCTGGCTTCCGTAAAGAGGACTCTTTACCA GTGGCTATCAAGCATGTTCCCAGGGATATGGTGAGGCGCGAACGAGTG GTTTGCAATGGGAAGGTGTATTACATCATTCTGGAGGTGGCCCTCATGCTCAAGACTGGAGGTCTACCAGGATCAGTTGGACAATCCGCCGCGATATCCCTTCTGGACTGGTATGCTCTTGAACATGAGTTAATCCTGGTTTTGGAAAGACCAGCCTACTCCCTGGACCTCCAAAAGTACCTCCAAATCAACAGAGGCTCCCTGCCGGAACATGAGGCTAAG ATGATCCTGAGGCAGCTGGTGGATGCTGCCATTGACATGCACGCCAAGGGTGTCTTTCACCGGGACATCAAGTTAGAAAACACCCTGATACAGCGTTCTTCAACTGGTGCCCCAAGACTCCGGGTGATTGATTTTGGCTGTGGCAGCTTCTCAACAAAGACGTCTTTCCATTCCTTCTGTG GTACCCCTGCATATGCCCCTCCAGAGTGGTTTGACTGTCGCACATACTGGGCTCGTCCCACCACGGTCTGGCAGCTGGGCGCACTCTTCTATTCGTTGCTGAATGATAGAGAGTATTTTTCAACATCAGGCTTCATCCACCACCACATTAAAATCGACAGTGAGCTGTCCCAAG ACTGCAAGATGTTGTTGGACATGTGTCTGGCCAGAAACCCAATGGAGCGTGCCACTCTGCAGGAGCTACAGTCCTTCCTTGCCCTCACATAA